In a genomic window of Callithrix jacchus isolate 240 chromosome 22, calJac240_pri, whole genome shotgun sequence:
- the LOC100410675 gene encoding uncharacterized protein LOC100410675 isoform X2 yields MDSVAFEDVAVNFTQEEWALLGPSQKSLYRNVMQETIRNLDCIEMKWEDQNIEDQCQNHRRNLRSHTCEIIDNSQCGETFSQIPESIVNKNTPGVDPCDSSECEVVMGHSSLNCNVRIDTGHKSWEHQEYGEKPYTHKQRGKANSHQHCFQTHERPPTGKKPFDCKECAKTFSSLGNLRRHMAAHHGDGPYKCKLCGKAFVWPSLFHLHERTHTGEKPYECKQCSKAFPFYSSYLRHERIHTGEKAYECKQCSKAFPDYSTYLRHERTHTGEKPYKCTQCGKAFSCYYYTRLHERTHTGEQPYACKQCGKTFYHHTSFRRHMIRHTGDGPHKCKICGKGFDCPSSVRNHETTHTGEKPYECKQCGKVLSHSSSFRSHMITHTGDGPQKCKICGKAFGCPSLFQRHERTHTGEKPYTCKQCGKAFSLSGSLRRHEATHSGVKPYKCKCGKAFSDLSSFQNHETTHTGEKPYECKECGKAFSCFKYLSQHKRTHTVEKPYECKTCRKAFGHFSNLKVHERIHSGEKPYECKECGKAFSWLTCLLRHERIHTGEKPYECQQCGKSFTRSRFLRGHEKTHTGEKLYECKECGKALSSLRSLYRHKRTHWKDSL; encoded by the exons ATG GACTCAGTGGCTTTTGAGGATGTGGCTGTGAACTTTACACAAGAGGAGTGGGCTTTGCTGGGTCCATCACAGAAGAGTCTCTACAGAAATGTAATGCAGGAAACCATTAGGAACCTGGATTGTATAG aaatgaaatgggaggaCCAGAACATTGAAGATCAGTGCCAAAATCACAGGAGAAATCTAAG AAGTCATACATGTGAAATTATTGATAACAGTCAATGTGGAGAAACTTTTAGCCAAATTCCAGAGAGTATTGTGAACAAGAACACTCCTGGAGTAGATCCATGTGACAGCAGTGAGTGTGAAGTCGTCATGGGTCATTCATCTCTTAATTGCAATGTCAGAATTGACACTGGACACAAATCATGGGAGCATCAGGAATATGGAGAGAAGCCATATACACATAAACAACGTGGGAAAGCCAATAGTCATCAGCACTGCTTTCAGACACATGAAAGGCCTCCCACTGGAAAGAAACCCTTCGATTGTAAAGAATGCGCAAAAACTTTCAGTTCTCTTGGAAACCTTCGAAGACACATGGCAGCACACCATGGAGATGGACCTTATAAATGTAAGTTATGTGGGAAAGCCTTTGTTTGGCCCAGTTTATTTCATTTGCATGAAagaactcacactggagagaaaccgtATGAATGTAAGCAGTGTTCTAAAGCCTTTCCTTTTTATAGTTCCTATCTAAGACATGAGAGAATACACACGGGAGAGAAAGCATATGAATGTAAGCAGTGTTCCAAAGCCTTCCCTGATTACAGTACCTATCTAAGACATGAAAGAACTCACACgggagagaaaccctataaatgtacacaatgtgggaaagccttcagctGTTACTATTACACTCGACTACACGAAAGGACTCACACTGGAGAACAACCCTATGCATGTAAGCAATGTGGCAAAACATTTTATCATCACACAAGCTTTCGAAGACACATGATAAGGCACACTGGAGATGGACCACATAAATGTAAGATATGTGGAAAAGGCTTTGATTGTCCTAGTTCAGTTCGAAATCATGAAACtactcacactggagagaaaccctatgaatgtaagcaGTGTGGGAAAGTGTTATCTCATAGTTCCAGCTTTCGAAGTCACATGATAACACACACAGGAGATGGACCCCAGAAATGCAAGATATGTGGAAAAGCCTTTGGTTGTCCCAGTTTATTTCAAAGACATGAAAggactcacactggagagaaaccctatacaTGTAAacaatgtgggaaagccttcagtcTTTCCGGTTCCCTTCGAAGACATGAAGCAACTCACAGTGGGGTGAAACCCTATAAATGtaaatgtgggaaagcctttagtGATCTCTCTTCCTTTCAAAATCATGAAACAACTCACACTGGAGAAAAGCCATacgaatgtaaggaatgtgggaaagcgTTCAGTTGTTTCAAATACCTTTCTCAGCATAAAAGGACCCACACAGTAGAAAAACCTTATGAGTGTAAAACATGTAGGAAAGCCTTTGGTCATTTCAGTAACTTAAAAGTCCATGAAAGAATTCACTCTGGAGAGAAGCCatatgaatgtaaggaatgtgggaaagcaTTCTCTTGGCTCACTTGCCTTCTAAGACATGAAAGaatccacactggagagaaaccctatgaatgtcaGCAATGTGGTAAATCCTTCACTCGTTCCCGTTTCCTTCGAGGACATGAAAaaactcacactggagagaagctgtatgaatgtaaggaatgtgggaaggcaTTGAGTTCTCTGCGTTCCTTGTATAGACATAAAAGGACTCACTGGAAAGACTCTCTGTAA
- the LOC100410675 gene encoding uncharacterized protein LOC100410675 isoform X3 codes for MGHSSLNCNVRIDTGHKSWEHQEYGEKPYTHKQRGKANSHQHCFQTHERPPTGKKPFDCKECAKTFSSLGNLRRHMAAHHGDGPYKCKLCGKAFVWPSLFHLHERTHTGEKPYECKQCSKAFPFYSSYLRHERIHTGEKAYECKQCSKAFPDYSTYLRHERTHTGEKPYKCTQCGKAFSCYYYTRLHERTHTGEQPYACKQCGKTFYHHTSFRRHMIRHTGDGPHKCKICGKGFDCPSSVRNHETTHTGEKPYECKQCGKVLSHSSSFRSHMITHTGDGPQKCKICGKAFGCPSLFQRHERTHTGEKPYTCKQCGKAFSLSGSLRRHEATHSGVKPYKCKCGKAFSDLSSFQNHETTHTGEKPYECKECGKAFSCFKYLSQHKRTHTVEKPYECKTCRKAFGHFSNLKVHERIHSGEKPYECKECGKAFSWLTCLLRHERIHTGEKPYECQQCGKSFTRSRFLRGHEKTHTGEKLYECKECGKALSSLRSLYRHKRTHWKDSL; via the coding sequence ATGGGTCATTCATCTCTTAATTGCAATGTCAGAATTGACACTGGACACAAATCATGGGAGCATCAGGAATATGGAGAGAAGCCATATACACATAAACAACGTGGGAAAGCCAATAGTCATCAGCACTGCTTTCAGACACATGAAAGGCCTCCCACTGGAAAGAAACCCTTCGATTGTAAAGAATGCGCAAAAACTTTCAGTTCTCTTGGAAACCTTCGAAGACACATGGCAGCACACCATGGAGATGGACCTTATAAATGTAAGTTATGTGGGAAAGCCTTTGTTTGGCCCAGTTTATTTCATTTGCATGAAagaactcacactggagagaaaccgtATGAATGTAAGCAGTGTTCTAAAGCCTTTCCTTTTTATAGTTCCTATCTAAGACATGAGAGAATACACACGGGAGAGAAAGCATATGAATGTAAGCAGTGTTCCAAAGCCTTCCCTGATTACAGTACCTATCTAAGACATGAAAGAACTCACACgggagagaaaccctataaatgtacacaatgtgggaaagccttcagctGTTACTATTACACTCGACTACACGAAAGGACTCACACTGGAGAACAACCCTATGCATGTAAGCAATGTGGCAAAACATTTTATCATCACACAAGCTTTCGAAGACACATGATAAGGCACACTGGAGATGGACCACATAAATGTAAGATATGTGGAAAAGGCTTTGATTGTCCTAGTTCAGTTCGAAATCATGAAACtactcacactggagagaaaccctatgaatgtaagcaGTGTGGGAAAGTGTTATCTCATAGTTCCAGCTTTCGAAGTCACATGATAACACACACAGGAGATGGACCCCAGAAATGCAAGATATGTGGAAAAGCCTTTGGTTGTCCCAGTTTATTTCAAAGACATGAAAggactcacactggagagaaaccctatacaTGTAAacaatgtgggaaagccttcagtcTTTCCGGTTCCCTTCGAAGACATGAAGCAACTCACAGTGGGGTGAAACCCTATAAATGtaaatgtgggaaagcctttagtGATCTCTCTTCCTTTCAAAATCATGAAACAACTCACACTGGAGAAAAGCCATacgaatgtaaggaatgtgggaaagcgTTCAGTTGTTTCAAATACCTTTCTCAGCATAAAAGGACCCACACAGTAGAAAAACCTTATGAGTGTAAAACATGTAGGAAAGCCTTTGGTCATTTCAGTAACTTAAAAGTCCATGAAAGAATTCACTCTGGAGAGAAGCCatatgaatgtaaggaatgtgggaaagcaTTCTCTTGGCTCACTTGCCTTCTAAGACATGAAAGaatccacactggagagaaaccctatgaatgtcaGCAATGTGGTAAATCCTTCACTCGTTCCCGTTTCCTTCGAGGACATGAAAaaactcacactggagagaagctgtatgaatgtaaggaatgtgggaaggcaTTGAGTTCTCTGCGTTCCTTGTATAGACATAAAAGGACTCACTGGAAAGACTCTCTGTAA
- the LOC100410675 gene encoding uncharacterized protein LOC100410675 isoform X1, translating into MAHLCYQKSEAPQDSVAFEDVAVNFTQEEWALLGPSQKSLYRNVMQETIRNLDCIEMKWEDQNIEDQCQNHRRNLRSHTCEIIDNSQCGETFSQIPESIVNKNTPGVDPCDSSECEVVMGHSSLNCNVRIDTGHKSWEHQEYGEKPYTHKQRGKANSHQHCFQTHERPPTGKKPFDCKECAKTFSSLGNLRRHMAAHHGDGPYKCKLCGKAFVWPSLFHLHERTHTGEKPYECKQCSKAFPFYSSYLRHERIHTGEKAYECKQCSKAFPDYSTYLRHERTHTGEKPYKCTQCGKAFSCYYYTRLHERTHTGEQPYACKQCGKTFYHHTSFRRHMIRHTGDGPHKCKICGKGFDCPSSVRNHETTHTGEKPYECKQCGKVLSHSSSFRSHMITHTGDGPQKCKICGKAFGCPSLFQRHERTHTGEKPYTCKQCGKAFSLSGSLRRHEATHSGVKPYKCKCGKAFSDLSSFQNHETTHTGEKPYECKECGKAFSCFKYLSQHKRTHTVEKPYECKTCRKAFGHFSNLKVHERIHSGEKPYECKECGKAFSWLTCLLRHERIHTGEKPYECQQCGKSFTRSRFLRGHEKTHTGEKLYECKECGKALSSLRSLYRHKRTHWKDSL; encoded by the exons ATGGCACACCTTTGTTATCAGAAGTCAGAAGCACCACAG GACTCAGTGGCTTTTGAGGATGTGGCTGTGAACTTTACACAAGAGGAGTGGGCTTTGCTGGGTCCATCACAGAAGAGTCTCTACAGAAATGTAATGCAGGAAACCATTAGGAACCTGGATTGTATAG aaatgaaatgggaggaCCAGAACATTGAAGATCAGTGCCAAAATCACAGGAGAAATCTAAG AAGTCATACATGTGAAATTATTGATAACAGTCAATGTGGAGAAACTTTTAGCCAAATTCCAGAGAGTATTGTGAACAAGAACACTCCTGGAGTAGATCCATGTGACAGCAGTGAGTGTGAAGTCGTCATGGGTCATTCATCTCTTAATTGCAATGTCAGAATTGACACTGGACACAAATCATGGGAGCATCAGGAATATGGAGAGAAGCCATATACACATAAACAACGTGGGAAAGCCAATAGTCATCAGCACTGCTTTCAGACACATGAAAGGCCTCCCACTGGAAAGAAACCCTTCGATTGTAAAGAATGCGCAAAAACTTTCAGTTCTCTTGGAAACCTTCGAAGACACATGGCAGCACACCATGGAGATGGACCTTATAAATGTAAGTTATGTGGGAAAGCCTTTGTTTGGCCCAGTTTATTTCATTTGCATGAAagaactcacactggagagaaaccgtATGAATGTAAGCAGTGTTCTAAAGCCTTTCCTTTTTATAGTTCCTATCTAAGACATGAGAGAATACACACGGGAGAGAAAGCATATGAATGTAAGCAGTGTTCCAAAGCCTTCCCTGATTACAGTACCTATCTAAGACATGAAAGAACTCACACgggagagaaaccctataaatgtacacaatgtgggaaagccttcagctGTTACTATTACACTCGACTACACGAAAGGACTCACACTGGAGAACAACCCTATGCATGTAAGCAATGTGGCAAAACATTTTATCATCACACAAGCTTTCGAAGACACATGATAAGGCACACTGGAGATGGACCACATAAATGTAAGATATGTGGAAAAGGCTTTGATTGTCCTAGTTCAGTTCGAAATCATGAAACtactcacactggagagaaaccctatgaatgtaagcaGTGTGGGAAAGTGTTATCTCATAGTTCCAGCTTTCGAAGTCACATGATAACACACACAGGAGATGGACCCCAGAAATGCAAGATATGTGGAAAAGCCTTTGGTTGTCCCAGTTTATTTCAAAGACATGAAAggactcacactggagagaaaccctatacaTGTAAacaatgtgggaaagccttcagtcTTTCCGGTTCCCTTCGAAGACATGAAGCAACTCACAGTGGGGTGAAACCCTATAAATGtaaatgtgggaaagcctttagtGATCTCTCTTCCTTTCAAAATCATGAAACAACTCACACTGGAGAAAAGCCATacgaatgtaaggaatgtgggaaagcgTTCAGTTGTTTCAAATACCTTTCTCAGCATAAAAGGACCCACACAGTAGAAAAACCTTATGAGTGTAAAACATGTAGGAAAGCCTTTGGTCATTTCAGTAACTTAAAAGTCCATGAAAGAATTCACTCTGGAGAGAAGCCatatgaatgtaaggaatgtgggaaagcaTTCTCTTGGCTCACTTGCCTTCTAAGACATGAAAGaatccacactggagagaaaccctatgaatgtcaGCAATGTGGTAAATCCTTCACTCGTTCCCGTTTCCTTCGAGGACATGAAAaaactcacactggagagaagctgtatgaatgtaaggaatgtgggaaggcaTTGAGTTCTCTGCGTTCCTTGTATAGACATAAAAGGACTCACTGGAAAGACTCTCTGTAA